GGGTTGCTCGGGGCGTGCGCAGCGGCCCCGCCGACCCCGATCCCCACGCGCGGCAGCGCGGTGGACGCGGGCACCCAGCCTACCACGGGGGGCGCGGCCGACGCGGGCGCTCTGGACCCCCGCGCCCCGGGTGGACCTGCGGGGCGCACGCCGCTCGCCCAGGTCGACGAGGTGGCGCTCCCGTACGAGCTCGTGCCGTCACCCGGGGGTCGCTCCGTGGTGTTCCTCTCGAAGCACGCGGGGGAGCGCGGCGGGTGGGCGCGGCGGCTCGACGGCGCGACCGGGCGCCTCGGAAGGATCGTTCCGCTCGAGGGGGCCGAGCTGCTGGGCGTCTTCGACGGCCACGACGCGGCGGACGCGCCGCTCTGGGTCACCTCGTCCGAGGGACTCCTCTGCGTGTTCAGCGACCTCGACGCCCCGTCGGCGCCGGCGACGCGCGCGTGCGCGCGGGTCGCGCCGCACGCCGTGGTGCGGCTCGGAGCGCGCCTCGCCCTGCTCGAGCTCGGGGCCCCTGCCGAGGCCTCGGCGCGGGGGTTCGTCCCAGGATCGCGGCCCCGCGAGGTGCGCGTCCGCTGGGCCACGGCGCGCGTGATCGACGGGGGCGCGCTCGCGACGGGCCTCGTCCTCGACGAGCCTCTCCCCGGGCTCACGCTGGTCGGCGCGAGGCCGCAGGCGACCTCCGGAGGCGCACACCTGCTCTGGTACGACCGGGCTCCGCCACCCCCGTCGGCGCAGCCGGGCAAGCTCGGGTGGGCTCGGCTGGTCGCCGGTTCGCTGGCGCCAACCGGAATGTTCATTCCGACCTCGCGCGCGACAGTCCTGGAGGGCGAGGTCACGTACGGGGGGCTGCGCGACCACCGCGACGTGCGCCTCGCGGGCGACGCGCTCCCGCTGGCGCTGGGCCTCGACGCGAAGGGGGCGTGCGAGGCCAGTCGAGCGCTCCCCGCGACGTCACTCACGACGTCACTCACGACGTCACTCACGACGTCACTCACGGCCTCGCGGGCGGCCTGCGCGGTGGACCCCGACCACCTCGGCGAGGGCTCCGCGCCGCCCGGCTCCGCGTCGTCCCGGGCCGCCACGCCCGACGCGATCGCGCGCATCCTCGCGGAGGCGCCGCGCCTCTCCCCGGCTCAGCCGGCGACCGACCTCGGCCTCGCGGCGTGGGCGGGCGACCGCGCGTACTACCTGGCGGGCGGGCAGCGCCTCCGCTCCGCCGACCGTGGGCGCGGAGAGAGCCGCGACGAGCCCGCGCCCCTCGTGGGCCGGAGGGCGCGCGTCGCGTGGGCGTCGTTCGCGTCCGACGGCGAGGGCCTCGCGTACGCGGGCGACCACCTCGTCCACGTGGCGCTCGACGGGCACGTCACGCGCAGCGCGATCACGGCGCTGGCGCCGCAGGTGGGCGCGAACCGGCGACGCGCAGCGCGCATTGGCGGCTCGTGGTGGACCGCCGACGGCGACGTGCTCCGGCTGCTCCCGACCGTTCGCTCTCCGCCCCACCTCCGCGGTCGCGCGATCCGCGACGGGTCCGCGCTCGTCGGCGGACGCGAGCGCGGCCTGCTCCTCGAGCTCTCCGGCGGGCTGCTCCGCGCCTCGACGCTCGACCCCGAGGGCGTCGTGGCGCCGCTCGGCGAGGGGCGCTCGGCGGTGCGCGCGGGCTTCGACGCCTGTGAACGCGGCCAGGGAGGGGCGCTGGTGGTGGGCGTGAGCGCGGCCGAGCTCCCGCACGCTCCCGCGCGCGTCGTCGTGTTCACCGTCGACGCCGCCGGGAGAAGCTCGCGCGCGACCGCGCTGCCCATCGCGCCGGGAGCGAGCGCCCTCCGCGTGCACCTCGCCCCGCGCCCCGGCGGCGGCGCCTGGCTGTTTCTCGAAGGCGATCGGCGCGAGACCGAGCGCGGGACAGCACGCGAGACGGCGCGCGGGACAGCGCGAGTCATGTGGCTCGACGACGACGGACGCCCCGAGGCCGACGCTGAGCTTCCCATCGCCGGGGAGCCCGCGCACGCTCCCTGCCTCGACGGCCGGCGCGTCGCGCGCGTCCCCTCGCCGACGCCAGGGAGGCTCGCGCTCCCTCCAGGGCTGGACGCGTCCGACGCGTGCGTCGTCGGGGACGTGGGATGGACCGAGGGCGGCCACGTGGCCCGCTGGATCGGGAGCGCGACGCGCGATCTCGACGCGATCCCCGAGCTCGGCGTGGCGCGCTTGCCGGACGAGGTCGCCGCGGCGGCAGCTCACTCGCCCGCACCTTCGCCCGACGCACCGCCCGCACCTTCGCCCGACGCGCCGCCCGCACCTCCGCGCGCTCGGTGTCCGGGCGACATGGTCCCGATCGCCGAGCGCTTCTGCATCGACCGCTTCGAGGCGCACCTCGTCGACGCGCGCACCCTCGCGCCGCTCTCCCCCGACTACCCCCTCTCGCCGGCGCACCTCGCGCGGGCCCTCGAGTGGACGACCGCGCGCCGACGTGTGGGCGACGTGCACGCGCAGGCCCTGTCGCTCCCCTTCCTGCCCGCCCTCCACGCGAGCGGGCGCGCCGAGCCGCTGGCGCGGAGCGAGCGCGGCTCGCGGCCGAGCGGGTACGTGAGCGGCCACGTCGCCGCGGCGGCGTGCGCCGCGGCGGGCAAGCGCCTCTGCAGCCGCGAAGAACACCGGGTGGCGTGCCGCGGCGAAGCCGACTCGAACTTCCCTTATGGTGCTCACTACGTGGCGGGCACGTGCAACGTCTTCCGCCCCGAGCACCCGGCCGCGAGGCTGCACGGGAACGCGTCGATAGGGCACCTCGATCCGAGGCTGAACCGCCTCGCGACCGGGGGTGATCCGCTGCTCCGCGAGACCGGTGGAACCCCCGCGTGCCGCAGCGTGTGGGGCGCCGACGCGGTGTACGATCTCGTGGGGAACCTGGACGAGTGGGTCGCCGATCCGCGCGGCGCCTTCGTCGGCGGCTTCTACTCGCGCTCGACGCGTGCGGGCTGCGGGGCCACGGTGTCAGCCCACCCGCTGAGCTATGCCGACTACTCCACCGGCGTGCGCTGCTGCCGCGACGCGGGAGGGCCGTAGGCCAAAGTCGTGTACAGTCGCGCCTCCCAGCTGCCCGGATCTGCAGCGACCCCCACGAACGGAGTGTTTCATGGCCCCCGGCGGCAGCGACCAGGTTCAGGCGACCCACCTCGTGCTCTCGTGCATCGATCACCGCTGCACCGACGACCTCGTCTCGGTCATTCCAGACATCATCGACGACCGAAAGAACGCCTGGGATCGCTACGATCTCATCGCGCTCCCCGGCGCGAGCATGGGCGTCATGCAGACCGAGCGACCGTCGTGGGGCGAGGCCTTCTGGGATCAGGTCGCCGTCGCCCTCAGCCTGCACACCCGCATCACCACCGTGGTCGTGGTCGATCATCTCCAGTGCGGCGCCTACCGGCATTTCCACCCCGGGTACGAGGCCAACATGGAGGAGGCCCACCGCGCCGTCACCGCGGACTTCGCGGCGGCCGTCCGCGCGCGGCACCCCGCGCTCCGCGTCGAGCGGTGGCTGCTCGAGCCCGTGCCCGGGTCCGACCTCAACTGGGAGGCGCGCTGCCTCGGCACCGAGCGCCGGGCGGAGCGCGTCGTGAGGTGCAAGGTCCGCTGATCCCCCGGCGCGGCGTCCAAAAGCGGCCCCCCACGGCGACCTCGCCGGCGCCCCGCCCTGGTAACATCGCGCGCATGTCCACCGCACGCGACGCCCACGCGAAGCTCGTCCGCGAGCTCGCCGCGCACAACTACCGCTACTACGTGCTCGACGACCCCGCGGTGACCGACGCCGCGTTCGACGCGCTGCTGCGCGACCTGCGCGCGCTCGAGGCGGCGCACCCCGAGCTCGTGAGCCCTTCGTCGCCCACGCAGCGCGTGGGCGGCGAGGCGCGCTCGCAGGTGGCGAAGGTCAAGCGCAAGACCAAGATGTTCTCGCTCGACAACGCGTACTCCCAGGCCGATCTGGGGGAGTTCCTGCGGCGCGTGCGCGACGGCCTCCCGGAGGGTCAAGTGCCGACGTTCACCGTCGAGCCGAAGCTCGACGGCGCGAGCGTGGAGGTCGTGTACGAGGGCGGCGCGCTCGCGATGGCCACCACGCGCGGCGACGGCGAGATCGGCGAGGACATCACCCCGAACCTCCGCACCCTGCGCAACGTCCCGCTCGGCATCGCGCACCCCGGCACGCTCACGCTGCGCGGCGAGATCGTGATTTACCGCAAAGACCTCGACCTCCTGAACGAGGCCCGCCTCGCCGAGGGGCTCGAGCCCTACGCGAACCCCCGCAACGCCGCCGCGGGCGCGATCCGCATGCTCGACCCTCGCGAGGTCGCGAAGCGCCCGCTCCGCGCAGTGTTCTACCAGGCCGTCGAGGGCCCCGAGCAGCGCGCGAGCCACGCCGACACCCTCGACTGGCTCGCCGCGCTGGGGCTGCCGACGCACCGCAAGCAGGCGCGGGTCTCCGCCGACGGCATCGCAGACGCGATCGCGGAGATCGACGCCGCGCGCGCGAGCTACCCCTTCGAGACCGACGGCGCGGTGGTGAAGGTCGACGCCTATCGACAGCAAGACATGTTGGGCGCGACGAGCAAGTTTCCCAAATGGGCAGTCGCCTACAAGTTCGCGGCCGAGCGCGCGAGCACGCGCGTGCGCGACATCGTGATTCAAGTGGGGCGCACCGGCGCGCTTACGCCCGTCGCCGAGCTCGACCCCGTCGAGCTCTCCGGCACCACGGTCTCGCGCGCGTCGCTCCACAACCCGGAGCACCTCGCGAAGCTCGACGTGCGCCGCGGCGATCTCGTGCTCATCGAGAAGGCCGGCGAGATCATCCCCCAGGTGGTGTCGGTCGTGCTCGAGGCGCGCCCCGCCTCGGCCGAGCCGTTCGCCCCGCCCACGACCTGCCCAGCCTGCGGCGCCGCGGTCACCTCCCGCCTCCGCGAGGAGGACCGCCCCGAGCTCGGGCAAGAGGCCGCCCTCCGCTGCGTGAACCGCGGGTGCCCGGCGCAGGTCAAAGGTCAGATCTATCACTTCACGCGACGCTTCGCGATGGACCTCGAGAACCTGGGCGAGGTGCTCGTGGAGCAGCTCGTGAGCGAGGGCCTCGTGCGTGACGTGGCCGACCTCTACGACCCCGAGCGCGTGAGCGTGGAGTCCCTCGCGCGCCTCGATCGCATGGGCACGAAGAGCGCCCAGAACGTCCTCGCGGGTGTGACCGCCTCGAAGGAGCGCCCCCTCGACAGGCTCCTCTGCGGGCTTGGCATTCCCCAGATAGGCCAGGTCGCCGCCCGGCAGCTCGCCGAGGAGGTGGGCACGCTGGAGGCCCTCCTCGCGCTCTCGCCCGAGGCCCTGGCCGAGCGCGTAGGCCAGATCCGCGGGTTCGGCCCGAAGATGGTCGAGAGCGTCGTGGCGCACCTCGGCGATCCGCGCGAGCGCGCGCTCATGGAGCGCCTCGTCGCGCGCGGCGTGGGGCGCCCGGTGGTGAAAGAAGCGGTCGCCACGACAGGGCCGGTCTCGGGGCAGTCGTTCTGCGTCACGGGCGTGCTCTCACGCAAGCGCGACGACGTGCACGCGAGCATCCGGGCGGCGGGCGGCGAGGTCCACGACGGCGTGAAGAAGACCACCACGTTCCTCGTCGCCGGCGACAAGACCGGTCAGTCGAAGCGCGACCAGGCGAAGAAATTCGGCACTCGCGTGATCACCGAGCCGGAGCTCGAGGCCCTCCTGCGCGGAGAGCCCCTCGCCCCGGCGGACGGGTAGCTGAGTCAGCGGCTCGGCGAGCTATCCCTCTTGCGCGCTGGGCTCCGACGAGCCCGGCGCGTCGGCGCCCACGGCATAGCGCTCCCGCAGCGCGTCCAGGGTGGGCACGACGCGCGTGCCCCCGAGCACCTCGGCGAGGATGGTGCCCACGTCTTTGCCCTTGAAGAGGCTCACGAGGTTCATGTTGCTCGCGACCTCGCCGAGCATGATCTTGTCGCCGAGGGCCGTCATCGCCTCGACGAGCCCCTGCTGCACCGCCTGCCGCTCGGCCACAGTCGCGGACGACTGCGCGGCGATGAGCCGAAGCTCTTGCTCCCGGCGGGCGACGAGGGTCTCGAGCTCCACGATGGACAGCGCGCGCGTCGCCGCCGCGCGGGTGTTCGCGTCCTCGAGCTGGAGCCTCAGCGCCGCCGCCTTCGCCTCCGAGTCGCGCGCGAGCTCGGCCTTCTGCGCCGCGTCGAGCCGCGCGTCCGAGAGGGTCTGCCGCTCGCGCGCCACGATCTCGAGCTCTTTCACCTCGGCGAGCGCGCGCTCGTGCTCCAGCGTGCGCGTCAGCCCCTGGAGGCGGGCCGCGCGGCGCCGCGCCTCCTCCGCGAGGGTCTGGCCGTCGGCGTCGATCTCGGCGCGCAGCTTCGCCGAGACGAGCGACTCCTGGGCCTGACGATCGCCAATCTGGAGCGTGACCGACTGGGTCTGCACGCGCTCCATGAGCTCGGCCACCTCGCGCGCCTCGATGCTCGCCGTGAGCACCTCGACCTCGGTGACCACCGTGCCGTTCTCGGCGAACGCCCGACCCGGGCGCCCGCCCTCTTTCCGCTCGCCGAGCACGGTGTCGCGCACGAGCGTGTGGATCTGCGGCCAGATGGCCGACAGCGACATCGATCGGCAGCGACCGCGGATGATCGAGCGCAGGTGGTCGACCATGACCTGGATGTAGTTCTCGTGGTTGAACCACCGCTCCTTCCCCCCAGGGCCGCTCTCGCCGTCGCTCACGAAGGTGACCGAGTAGGAGACGTGGACGGCGATCCGCACGAAGTCGGAGGTCTCCACGGTGACGACGTCGGAGACGCGGTTGCCCACCGTCCGCAGAAAGCAGGTGCGCAGCGGGCTCGCGTCGGTCTTGGGGGTGCCCGTGG
This genomic window from Myxococcales bacterium contains:
- the ligA gene encoding NAD-dependent DNA ligase LigA produces the protein MSTARDAHAKLVRELAAHNYRYYVLDDPAVTDAAFDALLRDLRALEAAHPELVSPSSPTQRVGGEARSQVAKVKRKTKMFSLDNAYSQADLGEFLRRVRDGLPEGQVPTFTVEPKLDGASVEVVYEGGALAMATTRGDGEIGEDITPNLRTLRNVPLGIAHPGTLTLRGEIVIYRKDLDLLNEARLAEGLEPYANPRNAAAGAIRMLDPREVAKRPLRAVFYQAVEGPEQRASHADTLDWLAALGLPTHRKQARVSADGIADAIAEIDAARASYPFETDGAVVKVDAYRQQDMLGATSKFPKWAVAYKFAAERASTRVRDIVIQVGRTGALTPVAELDPVELSGTTVSRASLHNPEHLAKLDVRRGDLVLIEKAGEIIPQVVSVVLEARPASAEPFAPPTTCPACGAAVTSRLREEDRPELGQEAALRCVNRGCPAQVKGQIYHFTRRFAMDLENLGEVLVEQLVSEGLVRDVADLYDPERVSVESLARLDRMGTKSAQNVLAGVTASKERPLDRLLCGLGIPQIGQVAARQLAEEVGTLEALLALSPEALAERVGQIRGFGPKMVESVVAHLGDPRERALMERLVARGVGRPVVKEAVATTGPVSGQSFCVTGVLSRKRDDVHASIRAAGGEVHDGVKKTTTFLVAGDKTGQSKRDQAKKFGTRVITEPELEALLRGEPLAPADG